TTTAAATCAATTCCCCAAGATAGTCCAGGAATATAAAGTGCTGTGTCAAATCCTTGTTTTTGCAAAAAATAGTATAGCACAACTCCAATAAATAATTGGCCAAACAATTTTTGTCTGGCGGTTAACCCTAAGTTCCTTCGTTTGATGATTTTGATAAAGTCATCTAAGAATCCTAGAAAACCAAACCCCAATGTCACAAATAATAACAAGTAGAGATTCGTGGTATGTGGAGCGAATTTCAATACAGTAAAAATAAGTGCTAAATAAATGATGATCCCACCCATCGTTGGTGTCCCAGATTTGGCTTGATGGGATTTTGGACCTTCTTCACGAATAGACTGTCCTGCCTTCAATCTTCTTAATACGGGAATAAATAAAGGACCAAGGAGAGTCGATATTAAAAGTGACGCAATGATCGTATAAATAATAATCCGAAGTTCCATTGTTCTCTTCTCCTTCTGTTTCCTCAGAAAATAACTAATCCAATGATTGGAAGATAAATAGGCGATTTAGGAAAGAAGTTGCTGGACCACTCGTTCTAGATGCATGCCCCTTGAAGCTTTAACAAGAATAATTGAATCTGGATCAGAATGCTGATTGATAAAGGGAGCTATTTCATCGACATTCTCAAAATGGTATACATGCCTCTTTTCCATTCCATGCTCGATTGCGCTACTTGCAATCAATCTGCCTAATTGCCCTGTAGTCACTAATAAATCAAGCTTTAAGGAAGCACATAATTGGCCAATCTCTTGATGATAATACTCTGCTTGTTCTCCAAGTTCAAACATATCCCCTAATATGGCAATTCTTTTTTGGTATTGGCGAAAAGTTGTAAGTATCTGAAGGCTTGCTCTCATCGAAGTAGGGCTTGCGTTATAAGCATCATTAATTAATGTACTTCCGTTTTTCGTGATCGTTTTTTCTAAGCGCATACTGGTTAAATCAGGATGTTTTAAACCTTCTTTAATTTTGGAAAGAGGAACACCGAGTTGAATCCCGACCTCAATCGCCATGAGTCCATTGATCACATTATGAACCCCAAGTAAAGGAAGTGAATATTCTTCTCCAGACGAATGTCGAAATTGAACATCATTTAAATTTTGTCTGATCTCGATTGGAAACCGATCATTTCCGGTTTCACTTCCTACCCAAATCACATGATAAGATGAATCTAGTTTTTCCATTGCTGTTCGTAAAAGTGGTTCATCTCCATTTAGAATCAGTATACCATTTTCTTTTAAACCTTTTGTAATCTCTAATTTTGCTGCTGCGATATTTTCTCTGGTTTTTAGAAATTCAAGATGGGACTCGCCAATATTGGTAATTACTGCAAGATCAGGATAAGCAATCTGGGTTAGTATCTCGATTTCACCGCGATTATTCATCCCCATCTCAATTACGGCAACTTCTGTATCTTCTGGCATATTAAGTAGAGTAAGAGGAACACCAATATGATTATTATAATTCCCCTTTGTTTTGTGTACTCGATAATGGGTCGATAAAACAGAGGCAATTAAATCTTTCGTCGTGGTCTTCCCGTTGCTTCCCGTTACACCAACGACTTTCGGATTCACTTTGTTTCGATAATACCGTGCTAATTCTTGTAACGCCTTTAACGTATCTTCCACTAGAATAAGTGGAATTGTAATCCCTTCTGGGATCGATTTTGAACGATTCCACAAAGAGGCAACCGCACCTTTTTGTATCACATTTATGATATAGTCATGACCATCATACTGTTCCCCAACTAGAGGAATGAAAAGTTCTCCTTGCCCTATTTTTCTTGAATCTGTGCTAATTCCGTATATACTCTCATCCGATACTCGCGCTGGCACTACAGTACCAGATATTGCTTGAATGACTTCTCTTAATTTCAATTTCATTGTTGTTTTCCCCTTATCGCTTCCCTTGCAATCTCCCGATCATCAAAATGAATGACTTTGTCATGTAGAATTTGGTATGTTTCGTGTCCTTTTCCCGCGATTACAATGACATCATTCTTTTCTGCTTTTTGAATTGCGTATTCAATCGCTTTTTTCCGATCGACAATCGCAACATATTTGTCTGCTCCCGTGTTCATCTCACGTATTCCCGCTAAAATATCTTCGATGATTTGATCTGGATCCTCCGTTCGTGGATTATCAGAAGTGACAACGGCCACGTCACTATATTGAACTGCAATTTTCCCCATTAATGGACGCTTCGTCTTATCTCGATCCCCACCTGCTCCAAATACACAATAAATTTTACCCTTTGCAAATTCTTTTACGGTCTTCAGTACATTTTCCAAACTATCAGGAGTGTGAGCATAATCTACTAAAACGGCGAAGTCTTGGCCCAATGCAACAGGTTCAAATCGGCCGTCTATCCCGTCAATTTCTTCTAAACTTTTTTTAATCGATTCAAGAGTTATGCCTTCAATCAATGCTACGGTAATCGCAGCTAAGGCATTGTATACGTTGAATTTACCAACGAGTTTTAACTGGAGATCGATCGAACCTTTAAATGTTTCTACCGTAAATTCGTTTCCGTATGCGGAGATCTTGATGTTTGTTGCTTTAACATCTGCATCACGGTCGATTCCATATGTAATCACTTGGGCAGATGTAATTCTACGATAATATTCAGTGGCCTCATCATCCACATTTAGTACGGCATATTGGTTTTCACATACTTCGTTAGAATAGACATTCCCTAATTGAGAGAATAAAAGCCCCTTTGCATGGCGATACTGCTCCATGGTAACATGATAGTCTAAATGATCTTGGGTCAGATTCGTAAATACCCCAACATGATATTTGACACCACGAACTCTACCCATATCTAGGGCATGGGAAGAGACTTCCATCACCGCATAATCCGAACCGATCTCAACCATCTTTGCCAAAGATCGTTGTAATTCAAGAGCATCTGGTGTGGTATTTTTCACATCAAATATCTCATTTCCGATCTTCATTTTAATCGTTCCAATCAAACCGGTAGTATTACCTTGATCGGTTAAAATTTTGTCAATCAAATGGGTCGTTGTTGTTTTTCCATTTGTTCCTGTAACACCAATCACTTTCAATTGCTGGGATGGATGACCATAAAAGCGATCAGCCAAAAACGCCATTGCAAAACGGCTGTCTTTTACAATGACTTGGGGAACAGAGATTGATAACTCACGTTCACAGATCAGTGCAACTGCCCCGTTTTCAATTGCCTTTGGCGCAAAATCGTGACCATCCGCAGTGAAACCAGGTAAGCATAGAAATACACTCCCAGGTTGAACTTTCCGTGAATCGACTTCGATTCCATTTATTTCTATATCGAGATTTCCGATGGTTTTTGCAGTAAGTAATGGCTCAATTAATTGGCTTAATTTCATCCGGCGAACCTCCAGTTATTCTTATTCTCATTATTGACAAAAACAGGAACAATAAGACCCAACAGAAAAGCCAGGCAACCATTTTCCCTGGCAATCATATCAAATCTATTTTAATCCCCTTTTTTCGGATTGTCACCCATATATATTCGTAAAGTAGAACCTTTTTCGACCCGAGTTCCTGGTTTTGGAATCTGTTGAAGTACCACATTACCCGTTCCTTCAACTTCTAAAGTGAAATTCGTATAAAGGCTTTGAATGATATCATTTTTTGTCTGACCAATTAAATTGGGTACTTCTACATAAGGTATATCAATACCGTAACGATATTTTTTCTCTAACTGATCTTTTCTTTTTGGTATTTCTAAGTATTGCAAAGTAGAATCAATAATATTTTTGACAATCGGTGCGGCAACAGTTCCACCAAACTGAACGGTTCCTTTCGGATTATCAATCGCTACATAAATCACCACTTCAGGTTTATCTGCGGGTGCGAAACCAATGAAGGAAACAATATAATTGTTATCTAAATATCCGCCATTAGGTCCTACTTTTTGAGCAGTACCCGTCTTCCCACCAATACGATAGCCATCTATATAAGCATTTCGACCCGTTCCATTCGAAACCACACTTTCTAACGTTTGTCTAACTTGTTTCGATGTTTCAGGAGAAATCACTTGTCTTTTTATCTGTGGTTGAATCGTTTTTAGTACATCACCAGTTTCAGGATCACGTACTTCTTTTAACAAATGCGGCGTTAATAATTTTCCACCATTAATTGCAGCTGCTACCGCTGCAACTTGCTGAATCGGCGTAACCGAAACCCCTTGACCAAACGATGTTGTTGCTAGATTCACTGAATTTAACATCGATTTTTGATTAAATAAAATACCCTTTTGTTCTCCATAAAGGTCGATTCCTGTCTTTTCACCAAAACCAAAATTTTTGATATAAGAATAAAGTTTATCTCCACCCAATTTTTGTCCCATTACAACAAAACCGGGGTTGCATGAGTTTTCAACAACTTGTAAGAATGTTTCCGAACCATGACCTCCATCTTTCCAGCAATGCAATGTTGAATCCGCCACTTTAATATAACCCGGATCAAAAAAATGATCGTCTAGGTTAATCGTTTTTTCCTGTAATGATGCAGCCAACGTTATAATCTTAAACGTGGATCCTGGTTCGTAAGCCATCCAAATCGGTAGATTGCGATTATAGACTTCCGATGGATATTCTTTAAACCGGCTCGGGTCATAATTAGGCCTGCTAGCCATTCCCAAGATTTCCCCTGTATTGGGGTCCATCGCAATCGCGATTGCATGGTCTGGATTATAGGTCACTACAGCTTGGTCTAATTCCCGTTCGATATAGGATTGTATATTTTTATCAATGGTTAACACAAGATCATAACCGTTTTTTGGCGGAGTGAAGCGTTGACTTTGATTAGGCATCTCCCTTCCTTTTGCATCAGCATAGAAGGAAATCGCTCCATTCTTTCCTTTTAGTAAATCATCATAGACGACTTCAATACCCGCCAAGCCTTGATTATCAATACCGACAAAACCCAAAACATGAGAGGCCAAATCTTTCTCAGGATAATAACGTTTGCTCTCTTCAGTTATTGCAATCCCTGGTAATTTTAATTTTTCGATTTGAACCGCTTTTTCCTCAGGGATTTTCCGAGCGACTCGAACAATTAATTCTCTTTGCGTAATTAATTTATAAATTTTTTCTTGATTCATTCCAAGGATATTCGCCAACTCTTTTGCCGTATAATTCGGATCCTTGATCTGAACGGGTATGGCCATGACAGATGGAGCGCTAACATTATAAGCTAATACTTCACCATCACGAGTAAAAATTTTACCACGTTTGGCTTCAACTGGAATATCCCGACTCCATAAATCTTCTGCTTTATCCGCTAACCATTGTCCTTTTGCTAATTGAACATAACCAAGCCGTCCAATGAGTGAAACAAAGAGAAAACTCCCGATCACGAAAGATAGCCAGATTCTTTTCCGAACAGTGACTTGAGATACTCTTCGCACGATTTGTCCCCCTTTGATTATCCATCACTCCTTTTAATCATATTCAAGTGATGATAAAGATAGAACAAGCCAATGCGTAATCTAACACAAGTTCAGTTTGAAAAATATTCAGACCATCATCGAACCGTTTTCACTCGTTTCTATTTGATTTTGCTGTAGAACTTTGAGAATTCTCTTTTTCTGATGGGTTGTTATCAATTCCCTGATCACTTAACTTTAATTCTAAAATTTGACCAGTATAAGGTGTGTTAGGTGTTTCACTTTGTTCGATTACAAAACCACTGCCTACTGGTTTAAAAGAAATACCTAATGCCGTACAATACTCCATCGCTTCACGAAGAGATTTTCCTCTAAGGTCAGGTATTCGTATCTCCTCTTTGGGAACAGTAATTAAATAAATACGTTCACCTTTTGCTAATTGACTTCCTGGCTTCGGATATTGAGCTAATACCGTTTTCCCTCCACCAATAACAATGGGATTCATTCCTTTCACTCTGAACTGCTTCTCTACGGTAGAAACCGATTGATTAAGAACATTATCGAGTCTGATATAACTTGACTCGTCAACATTTGACTGCACTTCGGTATCCATTGGTACTTTTAGATAACGAAGACTATTTTGCATAATATCTTTAAAGATCGGTGCAGCAATTGTACTACCAAAGTAAGGCGTATTTCCTACGTTCGGCTCTTCTACAACAACATAGGTTAGTAGTTTTGGATCGTTGGCTGGGGCAAAGCCAATAAAAGAAACAATATATTTCCCTTTTAAATAACCCTTTCCATTTGGATTCGGTATTTGTGCTGTTCCCGTTTTACCTGCAACATGATATCCTTCGATATATCCTGGACGATTATCAAATTGGACGACTTTCTCTAAAACTTCTCTTGTTTTACGAGCAGCTTCTTCAGAAATTACTCTTCTTTTCTCGATAGGTTCATTTTTACTAATGATTTGGTGTGTCTTTGGATCTCGTATTTCCTTGACGATATAAGGTGTCATTAAATGCCCACCATTTGCTACTGCCGAAACGGCCATCACTTGTTGAATTGGTGTAACTGCTACCCCTTGGCCAAAAGACATCGTAGCTACTTCACTCGGCCTAGCTTCCGCTTCATCTTTCATAATTCCATTCGATTCACCTGGTAAATCGATTCCTGTTTTTTGGTCAAACCCAAAATCTCGAATATAAGAGAAAAGTTTTTCTTTTCCTAAACGCTCATACCCTAAATGAACAAAAGCGACGTTACTAGAACGTTGAACACCTTCTAAGAAAGAGATCCTGCCCCATCCACGTCCATTGTTATGGTCTTTTATAACTGCCCCTGGGACACGAATCGATCCCGACTGATATGTTTCATTTGGATTGAAGACTCCTTCCTGAATTGCTGCCGCTAACGTTACAATTTTAAACGTAGAACCAGGTTCAAATTGGTAACTGGTTGCATAGTTCCGGTAATCCTGTATCTCCCAATACTCATTCGGATCATAATCAGGCCGATTTGACATGGCTAAGATTTCCCCTGTTTTCGGGTTCGCAACAATTGCGATCATCTTTTTCGGGTGGTACATCGCATCTGCTTTATCTAAAGCATTCTCTACATACTGTTGAATGGTTTTATCAATCGTTAATACCAGTTCATTCCCATCTTTCGCTGGTTTGAATAATTCTTGCCCATCAGGTAATTGGTATCCTTTTGGGTCTCGTTTCACCTTTAATTCTCCAGGTTCTCCACGTAATTCTTTGTCATATTGTAATTCAATTCCCATTGCACCGAACTGTTGCTCATTATTCGTTTTTTCATCTTGCTTATAATTCACAAATCCTAACGTATAGGCGGCTAGAGAATGATTTGGATAATATCTTTTCGCTTCTTCACGTAAAAAAATTCCGGGCAAATTCAATTCCTTTATTTTATCGGCTGTATCTTTATCAACCTTTTTTCCACCATTTTTCAATTCGACTTGAAAAACTTTCTTCGTTAACATTGAGTATAATGTACTTTGATCCATATTAAGAAGCGGTGCTAATTTTTGTGCCGTAGTCAGTGGATCAACAACATGATTCTCATAATTTTTGGATAGCACGGCGATTACAGAGTATGCTGAAGCATTGTATGCTAATGGTTCATTATTTCGGTCGTAGATTGTTCCCCTTTTTGGCTCTAAGACCGTGGATTGATCCCATAAATTTTGCGCTTTTTCTTGCAGCATTTTTGCATCAACCACTTGAATATAAAAAATACGACCAATTAAAACCAGAAAAAGGATTATTACACCAAGACCAATCCAGAGTGAACGTTTATTGATGTTCTTTTTCATAGATAAACGCACCTCTACTCTTTATTGTTGACGGTTGTGTAATTGATTGGACAACATGACAATTTGTTCTTCGTTTAACTTCATTCCCAACTTTTTTTGGGCAATCGACAATATCCGTTCTGGTGAGCTTAAATTGGCAATTTTCAGTTGAAGGCTTTCATTTTCAAGTTGGATTGCTTTTATGGCTTGTTCCTGTTTTTGAATCAAATAATTATATTCTACGATTTGCGCATAATTGGAAATGATCACACTAGCAACTACGACAACTAATAATACCATTACAAGATAGAATAATTTTTCCCTAATGGGCATTGTTGATTTCTTTACTTTTGTAACGGTCTTTTTCTGTACTGTTTCTTTTTCACGTGCTTGGTATGCTAGATTTCCATTTGTATAAGATACCATGACACATACCTCCTAAAGTTTCTCCGCGATTCTTAATTTTGCTGAACGTGCCCTAGGGTTGTTCCTTAATTCATGCTCACTTGGAACGATTGGTTTTTTGGTTACGATTTTTACTCTCGGAGTTTGCCCACAGGTACAAATCGGAAAATCTGGTGGACAAACACATCCCTGTGCATACTCCGTAAATACTTGTTTGCAAATTCGGTCTTCTAATGAATGAAAGGTAATGACACTTACCCTACCCGTTGGTTTTAGTATGTCAATTGCATCATGAATTGCCTTCTCAAATACGTTCAACTCATCATTAACCGCAATCCGAATGGCCTGAAAAGTTCTTTTTGCCGGATGAGGTCCTGTTCTTCTAGCTGGTGCTGGAATTGCTTCTTTAATGATATCGACTAGCTCACCCGTTGTTTCGATCCTTTTTTTACTACGATGTTCTACAATTTTTTTGGCGATCTGCCGGGAAAATTTTTCTTCCCCATATTGGTATATCATTTGTGCGAGTTCTTGTTCTGACCACTCGTTTACAACCATCTCTGCTGTTAATTCTTGACTCTGATCCATCCTCATATCCAATGGAGCATCATGTTGATAGCTAAACCCTCTTTCTCCTTCATCTAACTGTGGGGAAGATACTCCTAAATCAAAAAGCACACCATCCACTTGCTCGATTCCCTGATCGAGTAAAACCTCTTTTAGGTATCGAAAATTGGTTTTAATTAACGTGATACGATTTTTATAGGGTTTTAGCCGTTCTTTGGCAGATTCAATCGCATGATCATCTTGATCTAGACTAAAGAGGTGACCACCCTCGTCTAACATGGATGCGATTCGTTCTGAATGTCCTCCTCCACCTAACGTACAATCCACATAAATTCCGTCTCCTCTGATATTTAGGCTAGCAACTGCTTCATGTAATAAAACTGTGGTATGTTTAAACATGATGTGTAACCTCCACTGTTATAAGTCAAAATCCACGATTTTTTCTGCAATTTCATTGAATGATTCTTCCGATTCCTCATAGTATGAATCCCAGAGTTTCTTACTCCAAATTTCAACTCGATTGGAAACACCAATAAATACACATTCTTTTTCTAATTCTGCATATTCGCGCAAGTTAGCAGGAATCATCACTCTTCCTTGTTTATCTAATTCGCATTCAATCGCTCCAGAGAAGAAAAAGCGGGTAAACTTCCTAGCATCAGCTTTGGTAAAGGGTAATGATTTTAATTTTTGTTCTACTTGTTTCCACTCTGATTGTGGATAAACGAATAATGATTGATCCAAACCTCTTGTGATGACGAATGTGTTTCCTAATTCTTCACGAAATTTGGCAGGAATAATGACTCGGCCCTTATTATCAATATTATGTTGAAATTCACCCATAAACATGCCAAGTCACCCCACTTCTTCTCCATTTTAAACCACTTTCCTCCACTATTCACCACTCGACTATCCATATTCTGCAAATCAAAAAAAAAATCCTGCTAACATACAGGATTTTTTCTAAAAAAAATCTTTTTACCTATAGATAAGTCAAAATACCTAGAAAGGAAATCCAACACAAGTGCGATACGGTAAAAAGAGCCTAGCGATAAGCTAGACTCTAACGAACCATTTTTGGTTCATAGATACAATATGGTTCTGCCGCCATGTAATTTCCCGTTTCATAAAACGCTCTGGCTCGACATCCCATACAGACGTTTTGAAATTCACATACCCCACATTTTCCTTCTAATTGCGATTGATCCCGTAACCGGAGGAAAACAGGAGACTCATTCCATATATCCTCAACCTTTTGTTGCTTCACATCTCCCGCTTCAACTGGAAGATAGCCACAGGGTTGTACTTTTCCTTTATGAGAGATAAAGAAAACGCCTGTCCCTGCAAGACATCCTTTCGTCATAGCTGCCATTCCGTGTGTTTGAAATGTAATGCGTTCTCCCCGTTCTTTTGC
This is a stretch of genomic DNA from Tepidibacillus fermentans. It encodes these proteins:
- a CDS encoding UDP-N-acetylmuramoyl-tripeptide--D-alanyl-D-alanine ligase, yielding MKLKLREVIQAISGTVVPARVSDESIYGISTDSRKIGQGELFIPLVGEQYDGHDYIINVIQKGAVASLWNRSKSIPEGITIPLILVEDTLKALQELARYYRNKVNPKVVGVTGSNGKTTTKDLIASVLSTHYRVHKTKGNYNNHIGVPLTLLNMPEDTEVAVIEMGMNNRGEIEILTQIAYPDLAVITNIGESHLEFLKTRENIAAAKLEITKGLKENGILILNGDEPLLRTAMEKLDSSYHVIWVGSETGNDRFPIEIRQNLNDVQFRHSSGEEYSLPLLGVHNVINGLMAIEVGIQLGVPLSKIKEGLKHPDLTSMRLEKTITKNGSTLINDAYNASPTSMRASLQILTTFRQYQKRIAILGDMFELGEQAEYYHQEIGQLCASLKLDLLVTTGQLGRLIASSAIEHGMEKRHVYHFENVDEIAPFINQHSDPDSIILVKASRGMHLERVVQQLLS
- a CDS encoding UDP-N-acetylmuramoyl-L-alanyl-D-glutamate--2,6-diaminopimelate ligase, producing MKLSQLIEPLLTAKTIGNLDIEINGIEVDSRKVQPGSVFLCLPGFTADGHDFAPKAIENGAVALICERELSISVPQVIVKDSRFAMAFLADRFYGHPSQQLKVIGVTGTNGKTTTTHLIDKILTDQGNTTGLIGTIKMKIGNEIFDVKNTTPDALELQRSLAKMVEIGSDYAVMEVSSHALDMGRVRGVKYHVGVFTNLTQDHLDYHVTMEQYRHAKGLLFSQLGNVYSNEVCENQYAVLNVDDEATEYYRRITSAQVITYGIDRDADVKATNIKISAYGNEFTVETFKGSIDLQLKLVGKFNVYNALAAITVALIEGITLESIKKSLEEIDGIDGRFEPVALGQDFAVLVDYAHTPDSLENVLKTVKEFAKGKIYCVFGAGGDRDKTKRPLMGKIAVQYSDVAVVTSDNPRTEDPDQIIEDILAGIREMNTGADKYVAIVDRKKAIEYAIQKAEKNDVIVIAGKGHETYQILHDKVIHFDDREIAREAIRGKQQ
- a CDS encoding stage V sporulation protein D; the encoded protein is MRRVSQVTVRKRIWLSFVIGSFLFVSLIGRLGYVQLAKGQWLADKAEDLWSRDIPVEAKRGKIFTRDGEVLAYNVSAPSVMAIPVQIKDPNYTAKELANILGMNQEKIYKLITQRELIVRVARKIPEEKAVQIEKLKLPGIAITEESKRYYPEKDLASHVLGFVGIDNQGLAGIEVVYDDLLKGKNGAISFYADAKGREMPNQSQRFTPPKNGYDLVLTIDKNIQSYIERELDQAVVTYNPDHAIAIAMDPNTGEILGMASRPNYDPSRFKEYPSEVYNRNLPIWMAYEPGSTFKIITLAASLQEKTINLDDHFFDPGYIKVADSTLHCWKDGGHGSETFLQVVENSCNPGFVVMGQKLGGDKLYSYIKNFGFGEKTGIDLYGEQKGILFNQKSMLNSVNLATTSFGQGVSVTPIQQVAAVAAAINGGKLLTPHLLKEVRDPETGDVLKTIQPQIKRQVISPETSKQVRQTLESVVSNGTGRNAYIDGYRIGGKTGTAQKVGPNGGYLDNNYIVSFIGFAPADKPEVVIYVAIDNPKGTVQFGGTVAAPIVKNIIDSTLQYLEIPKRKDQLEKKYRYGIDIPYVEVPNLIGQTKNDIIQSLYTNFTLEVEGTGNVVLQQIPKPGTRVEKGSTLRIYMGDNPKKGD
- a CDS encoding penicillin-binding protein, yielding MKKNINKRSLWIGLGVIILFLVLIGRIFYIQVVDAKMLQEKAQNLWDQSTVLEPKRGTIYDRNNEPLAYNASAYSVIAVLSKNYENHVVDPLTTAQKLAPLLNMDQSTLYSMLTKKVFQVELKNGGKKVDKDTADKIKELNLPGIFLREEAKRYYPNHSLAAYTLGFVNYKQDEKTNNEQQFGAMGIELQYDKELRGEPGELKVKRDPKGYQLPDGQELFKPAKDGNELVLTIDKTIQQYVENALDKADAMYHPKKMIAIVANPKTGEILAMSNRPDYDPNEYWEIQDYRNYATSYQFEPGSTFKIVTLAAAIQEGVFNPNETYQSGSIRVPGAVIKDHNNGRGWGRISFLEGVQRSSNVAFVHLGYERLGKEKLFSYIRDFGFDQKTGIDLPGESNGIMKDEAEARPSEVATMSFGQGVAVTPIQQVMAVSAVANGGHLMTPYIVKEIRDPKTHQIISKNEPIEKRRVISEEAARKTREVLEKVVQFDNRPGYIEGYHVAGKTGTAQIPNPNGKGYLKGKYIVSFIGFAPANDPKLLTYVVVEEPNVGNTPYFGSTIAAPIFKDIMQNSLRYLKVPMDTEVQSNVDESSYIRLDNVLNQSVSTVEKQFRVKGMNPIVIGGGKTVLAQYPKPGSQLAKGERIYLITVPKEEIRIPDLRGKSLREAMEYCTALGISFKPVGSGFVIEQSETPNTPYTGQILELKLSDQGIDNNPSEKENSQSSTAKSNRNE
- the ftsL gene encoding cell division protein FtsL, whose amino-acid sequence is MVSYTNGNLAYQAREKETVQKKTVTKVKKSTMPIREKLFYLVMVLLVVVVASVIISNYAQIVEYNYLIQKQEQAIKAIQLENESLQLKIANLSSPERILSIAQKKLGMKLNEEQIVMLSNQLHNRQQ
- the rsmH gene encoding 16S rRNA (cytosine(1402)-N(4))-methyltransferase RsmH, whose protein sequence is MFKHTTVLLHEAVASLNIRGDGIYVDCTLGGGGHSERIASMLDEGGHLFSLDQDDHAIESAKERLKPYKNRITLIKTNFRYLKEVLLDQGIEQVDGVLFDLGVSSPQLDEGERGFSYQHDAPLDMRMDQSQELTAEMVVNEWSEQELAQMIYQYGEEKFSRQIAKKIVEHRSKKRIETTGELVDIIKEAIPAPARRTGPHPAKRTFQAIRIAVNDELNVFEKAIHDAIDILKPTGRVSVITFHSLEDRICKQVFTEYAQGCVCPPDFPICTCGQTPRVKIVTKKPIVPSEHELRNNPRARSAKLRIAEKL
- the mraZ gene encoding division/cell wall cluster transcriptional repressor MraZ, which encodes MFMGEFQHNIDNKGRVIIPAKFREELGNTFVITRGLDQSLFVYPQSEWKQVEQKLKSLPFTKADARKFTRFFFSGAIECELDKQGRVMIPANLREYAELEKECVFIGVSNRVEIWSKKLWDSYYEESEESFNEIAEKIVDFDL